In Alkalihalobacterium alkalinitrilicum, a genomic segment contains:
- the tnpA gene encoding IS200/IS605 family transposase, producing MDGYKKNSHAVFDIKFHVIWVTKYRYKVLRGPIAVRTRELIRQGCEASGITIMQGSVGKDHIHLLLSCPPSLAPSKIMQYLKGRSSRLLQDQFPELKKKYWGQHLWARGYFCATVGTVDEETIRNYIANQFNEEKNDIFTIEE from the coding sequence ATGGACGGATATAAGAAGAATAGTCATGCAGTCTTTGACATCAAGTTTCATGTAATCTGGGTAACAAAATATAGATATAAGGTGTTACGCGGTCCGATTGCTGTAAGAACACGAGAATTAATCAGGCAAGGATGCGAAGCAAGTGGAATCACCATCATGCAGGGGAGCGTTGGAAAAGATCATATTCACTTATTGTTATCATGTCCACCGAGCCTTGCTCCAAGTAAAATCATGCAGTACCTAAAAGGACGATCATCAAGGCTTCTCCAGGATCAATTTCCCGAATTGAAAAAGAAATATTGGGGCCAACATTTATGGGCAAGAGGCTATTTTTGTGCCACAGTAGGAACAGTAGATGAAGAAACAATAAGAAATTATATTGCGAACCAATTCAATGAAGAAAAGAACGACATATTCACGATTGAAGAATGA
- a CDS encoding alpha/beta fold hydrolase codes for MLCPNPPALAGGRLRSRFEQEKLHLVAHSWGSVIGLYLAHQYPEKYHSYTGFSQITNWVENDKLSYKWLLEKAKETNNQKAVRELEGVGEPPYTKNFKQWSVIRKWQLKYKTMFYDAGDKKSASFFSGLNIMLRSPDYALIDIYNSLVRGFKLSYTEDLIQDINTFDFFSEVTTLKIPVMFIHGIKEQHVMSELITRYYEILDAQKGKTFYWSEKSSHVFHYDDAKENEQRLIKHLLNTPSAKTPTSRL; via the coding sequence ATTTTATGTCCAAATCCACCTGCTTTAGCAGGTGGTCGTTTAAGATCACGGTTCGAACAAGAAAAATTGCACCTGGTTGCTCATTCCTGGGGAAGTGTGATTGGCTTATACCTTGCTCATCAATATCCAGAAAAATATCATTCCTATACAGGATTTTCTCAAATTACGAACTGGGTTGAAAATGATAAGTTAAGCTATAAATGGTTACTGGAAAAAGCTAAGGAGACCAATAATCAAAAGGCGGTACGGGAACTTGAAGGTGTAGGGGAACCACCTTATACAAAGAACTTTAAACAGTGGTCCGTTATTCGCAAATGGCAGTTAAAATACAAGACGATGTTCTATGATGCAGGTGATAAAAAGTCAGCATCCTTTTTTTCAGGCCTCAACATCATGCTTCGCTCACCAGATTATGCTCTAATTGACATTTACAATTCGCTTGTTCGTGGCTTCAAGCTTTCTTATACTGAAGATTTAATACAGGATATCAATACATTTGACTTTTTTTCAGAGGTGACAACATTAAAGATTCCTGTCATGTTTATACATGGAATCAAAGAGCAGCATGTTATGTCCGAACTCATTACTCGTTATTACGAGATACTTGATGCCCAAAAAGGAAAAACATTTTATTGGTCGGAAAAATCTTCACATGTGTTTCATTATGATGATGCCAAAGAAAATGAGCAAAGACTTATTAAACATTTATTGAATACTCCCAGCGCTAAGACGCCTACTTCTAGGCTTTAA
- a CDS encoding flavin-containing monooxygenase — protein sequence MTKIQEFDAIVVGAGYSGMYMLHLLQKEGYSVRLFEAGGNVGGTWYWNRYPGARCDTPSEFYCYTFSEELYKDWSWFSLYPEQSEILDYLNYVVDKLDLRKDIQFNTRATSAEYDETINRWRIRTDDGNVTLAKYFIPAIGSLAASHTPDIKGLESFEGEKYHTSKWPHEGVDLKGKRVGVIGTGSTGVQAIAAIAKEAEHLTVFQRTAQYAFPVKNPLLDPDEIKNMKDNFQELRGKIREHPIGMPSFPLVNDYSALDDSPEERNKLFEQLWQNGRGFQFLFAYNDLVTSDDANETLADFVRSKIKEIVKDPETAENLMPTFFVGGKRPICATSYYETYNRENVSLVNLKKTPFVECTKKGLRTTEEEHELDMIVFASGFDAMTGALMNADIRGRNGILLREKWEDGNNLKTYLGMTNVEFPNMFTIGGVHFPLMINVPPVGEVLAEWIIDCIKYMDENGIGEIEATLEAEEAWTKELNEIGNESFYPKVDSWYTGANIEGKPRGFLGHPGDFIIYQEQLAASRDYKGFKFIPLQDTAKKSS from the coding sequence ATGACGAAAATTCAAGAATTTGACGCGATTGTTGTAGGTGCTGGTTATAGTGGAATGTATATGCTTCATTTATTGCAAAAGGAGGGCTACTCTGTTCGTTTATTTGAGGCAGGTGGTAACGTTGGTGGTACATGGTATTGGAATCGTTATCCAGGTGCACGCTGCGATACTCCAAGTGAATTCTATTGTTACACTTTTTCAGAAGAACTTTATAAGGATTGGTCCTGGTTTTCCTTATATCCAGAGCAATCAGAAATACTAGATTATTTGAATTATGTTGTAGATAAGCTAGATCTTCGGAAAGATATCCAGTTTAACACGAGAGCCACATCAGCTGAGTATGATGAGACGATTAACAGGTGGCGAATTCGTACTGATGATGGAAACGTTACACTAGCAAAATATTTCATTCCAGCCATTGGTAGTTTAGCTGCATCGCATACACCTGATATTAAAGGGTTAGAAAGCTTCGAAGGGGAAAAATATCATACGAGTAAATGGCCACATGAAGGCGTTGATTTGAAGGGAAAACGAGTAGGCGTTATCGGTACGGGCTCGACTGGCGTTCAAGCGATTGCAGCCATTGCAAAGGAAGCAGAACATCTTACCGTTTTTCAGCGTACAGCTCAATACGCTTTCCCAGTGAAAAACCCATTACTTGATCCAGATGAAATTAAGAATATGAAAGATAATTTCCAAGAGTTAAGAGGCAAAATACGTGAACACCCTATTGGTATGCCTTCTTTCCCGCTGGTCAATGATTATTCGGCACTTGATGACTCACCAGAAGAACGTAATAAGCTATTTGAGCAGCTCTGGCAAAATGGGAGAGGTTTTCAATTTTTATTCGCATACAATGACCTTGTAACTAGTGATGATGCTAATGAAACTTTAGCCGATTTTGTCCGTTCCAAGATCAAGGAGATTGTAAAAGATCCTGAAACAGCTGAGAATTTAATGCCGACGTTCTTTGTAGGTGGAAAACGTCCTATTTGCGCAACGAGTTACTATGAAACGTATAATCGAGAAAATGTTTCCCTTGTTAATCTGAAGAAAACACCTTTCGTTGAATGTACGAAAAAGGGATTACGAACAACCGAAGAAGAGCATGAGTTGGACATGATTGTATTTGCGAGTGGTTTTGACGCAATGACAGGTGCGTTAATGAATGCTGATATCCGTGGAAGAAATGGGATTTTGTTAAGGGAAAAATGGGAAGATGGAAATAATTTAAAGACGTACCTCGGGATGACAAACGTAGAATTCCCAAATATGTTTACCATAGGAGGCGTTCATTTCCCATTAATGATTAATGTTCCCCCAGTAGGTGAGGTACTCGCAGAGTGGATTATTGATTGTATAAAATATATGGATGAGAACGGTATTGGAGAAATTGAGGCTACTCTAGAAGCTGAAGAAGCATGGACGAAAGAATTGAATGAAATAGGAAACGAGTCCTTCTATCCAAAGGTTGACAGTTGGTACACAGGGGCAAATATTGAAGGAAAGCCACGCGGATTTTTAGGTCACCCAGGCGATTTTATCATCTATCAAGAACAACTAGCTGCATCTAGAGATTATAAAGGATTTAAATTTATACCTTTACAAGACACCGCAAAAAAGTCATCTTGA
- a CDS encoding serine hydrolase domain-containing protein, translated as MNNQQLDNILKQSIGDTNIPGVVACVANDQGMIYEGAFGQRSLDSDVEMTTDSVFWIASMTKAVTSVAAMQLVEQGKLELDKPLKSVLPQLNEIGVMEGVDNDGQPIVREPKNPITLRHLLTHTAGFTYHFFNEDTIKYIQAKNLPDITECKNDALMTALAFDPGELWEYGINTDWVGKAIEAVTGQSLRDYFQENIFSPLGMKDTDFVIQSEARERLVAMHARAEEQKLVTMPFEIPQEPEFFMAGGGLYSTAGDYMKLLQMILHGGTLNGKQILKNETIEEMGKNQIGDLNVGALVSTNPALTNDYEAFPEMDKKWGLGFLITTEDAATGRRAGSLSWAGLANTYFWIDPVSKITGVVLTQILPFADQKVLNLVDQFEAKIYEEASEKLVSEGN; from the coding sequence ATGAATAATCAACAGCTTGATAATATCTTAAAACAATCAATAGGAGATACGAACATTCCTGGTGTAGTAGCTTGCGTTGCAAACGATCAAGGAATGATTTACGAAGGGGCTTTTGGTCAGCGTAGTTTAGACAGTGATGTAGAAATGACTACAGACTCTGTATTTTGGATCGCCTCAATGACGAAAGCGGTTACATCTGTTGCTGCCATGCAGTTGGTAGAACAAGGGAAACTTGAATTGGACAAACCATTAAAAAGTGTTCTCCCACAGTTAAATGAAATCGGAGTAATGGAAGGCGTTGATAACGATGGTCAGCCTATCGTTCGAGAACCCAAAAATCCAATTACGTTACGTCATTTACTAACACATACCGCTGGATTTACTTATCACTTCTTTAACGAAGATACCATCAAATATATACAAGCAAAAAATTTACCAGACATAACAGAATGTAAAAATGACGCCTTAATGACGGCGCTAGCCTTTGATCCTGGCGAACTTTGGGAGTACGGGATTAACACAGATTGGGTGGGTAAAGCCATCGAAGCTGTCACTGGTCAAAGTTTACGTGATTATTTTCAAGAAAATATTTTTAGTCCATTAGGGATGAAGGATACAGATTTTGTAATTCAATCAGAGGCACGTGAACGACTAGTCGCTATGCATGCAAGAGCTGAGGAGCAAAAGCTTGTGACAATGCCATTTGAAATTCCTCAAGAACCTGAATTTTTTATGGCCGGGGGAGGATTGTATTCAACGGCAGGTGACTACATGAAATTACTTCAAATGATATTACACGGTGGTACATTAAACGGAAAACAAATTCTTAAAAACGAAACCATAGAGGAAATGGGTAAAAATCAAATTGGTGACCTAAATGTAGGAGCATTGGTCAGTACGAACCCAGCTCTAACGAATGATTATGAAGCTTTCCCTGAAATGGATAAAAAATGGGGACTAGGATTTCTCATTACAACGGAAGATGCAGCAACTGGAAGAAGAGCAGGAAGCTTATCATGGGCTGGACTAGCTAACACATACTTCTGGATTGACCCTGTTAGCAAGATCACTGGAGTCGTTTTAACGCAAATCTTACCGTTTGCAGATCAAAAAGTGTTAAATCTCGTTGATCAATTTGAAGCAAAAATTTACGAGGAAGCTTCTGAAAAACTTGTATCAGAAGGTAATTAA
- a CDS encoding CocE/NonD family hydrolase, translating to MRDGTTLRANIYRPAEKGSYPVLLARLPYSKDLPIFHAYFDPIQAAKHGYIVVIQDSRGRFQSDGEWDPFVDEFNDGYDTVEWAAKLPDADGQVGMWGISYFGMTQWQAAVMQRPSLKAIVPGQTWGNYLTGVFWRGGARELGALRHWVHSFLSWDTVLKKYRESEKLPQILAENVALVDNLTESFKTAPLKDSPDPGEVLPYMYDWLKHSFRDSYWNDLNIDQRYDKVDVPNLHVGGWYDKFLNGTLEQYQAMKEQALQLNIPLPRLIVGPWQHGTFDSFVGEEEFGFLSSGALLNFGGNITEQHLKFYDAILKGENAALQNVPPVQIFVMGDNQWRGYEEWPVPDAKEERLYFHSEGHANTRFGNGHLNWEKPNTEEQHDTYLYDPEQPVPTKGGPLLLPAKVKGGAVDQSQLEERSDILCYTSEVLEQDYTVIGNVSATLYAASSARDTDFVVRLVDVHPDGKAVNITDGIIRASARESYPEPGLFQPTNPSLIEPERIYKYSVDMWATAMTFKAGHRIRVEVSSSNFPRWDRNLNTGQDSLTSSDSQTAIQSIFHNPTYPSSITLPVVQKQ from the coding sequence ATGCGGGATGGGACAACTCTCAGGGCCAATATTTATCGCCCTGCTGAAAAAGGAAGCTATCCAGTTCTTTTGGCGCGCCTTCCGTATTCGAAAGATCTGCCAATTTTCCATGCCTATTTTGATCCCATTCAAGCCGCCAAACATGGATATATTGTCGTCATCCAAGATTCGCGTGGACGTTTTCAATCTGATGGGGAATGGGACCCTTTTGTCGACGAATTTAATGATGGTTATGATACGGTCGAATGGGCTGCCAAGTTGCCAGATGCTGATGGACAAGTAGGGATGTGGGGAATTTCCTATTTCGGAATGACCCAGTGGCAAGCCGCCGTAATGCAACGGCCATCCCTTAAAGCGATTGTTCCAGGTCAGACATGGGGAAATTACTTAACAGGTGTTTTTTGGCGTGGGGGTGCTAGAGAACTAGGAGCATTACGACATTGGGTTCACTCCTTTTTATCTTGGGATACGGTATTAAAAAAATATCGTGAATCAGAGAAACTTCCGCAAATTCTAGCAGAAAATGTTGCTTTGGTAGATAACTTAACAGAATCGTTTAAAACAGCACCCTTAAAAGATTCTCCAGACCCTGGAGAGGTTTTACCTTATATGTACGATTGGTTGAAACATTCGTTTAGAGATTCATATTGGAATGACCTCAATATCGACCAACGTTACGACAAAGTCGATGTTCCAAATTTACACGTGGGTGGTTGGTATGACAAGTTTTTAAATGGAACCCTAGAGCAATATCAAGCAATGAAGGAACAGGCTTTACAATTAAATATTCCTCTTCCTCGCCTAATCGTCGGTCCGTGGCAGCACGGTACATTTGATAGTTTCGTAGGAGAAGAAGAATTTGGATTTCTCTCATCTGGAGCATTGCTTAATTTCGGTGGGAATATAACTGAGCAGCATCTGAAGTTTTATGACGCGATTTTAAAAGGAGAAAACGCCGCATTACAAAATGTCCCGCCTGTACAAATTTTTGTGATGGGAGACAATCAATGGCGAGGTTATGAAGAATGGCCAGTACCTGATGCTAAAGAGGAAAGGTTGTATTTTCATAGTGAAGGCCATGCCAATACCAGGTTTGGTAATGGGCACCTAAATTGGGAGAAACCAAATACGGAAGAACAACATGATACGTATTTGTATGATCCTGAACAACCAGTGCCAACCAAAGGTGGTCCTCTTCTCTTGCCTGCAAAAGTCAAAGGCGGTGCGGTTGATCAATCCCAATTAGAAGAGCGTTCGGACATTCTTTGTTATACGTCAGAAGTTCTAGAGCAGGATTATACGGTAATTGGGAATGTATCTGCTACGTTGTACGCTGCTTCGTCTGCACGAGATACTGACTTTGTTGTCCGTTTAGTGGATGTCCATCCCGACGGAAAGGCAGTGAATATTACGGACGGTATTATCCGAGCAAGCGCTAGAGAAAGTTATCCAGAGCCAGGCTTATTTCAACCGACAAACCCAAGTTTGATTGAGCCTGAAAGAATATATAAATATTCGGTAGACATGTGGGCAACAGCCATGACGTTTAAAGCTGGGCATCGGATTCGAGTGGAAGTATCTAGCAGCAATTTTCCACGCTGGGACCGAAATTTAAATACGGGACAAGATAGCCTTACATCCTCAGATTCACAAACAGCGATACAAAGCATTTTTCATAATCCAACCTATCCGAGCTCCATTACATTGCCTGTTGTTCAAAAGCAATAA
- a CDS encoding EthD family reductase — protein sequence MAKLMVIYDQPSNKEGFDGHYFGTHVPLAEKLPNVRSVQANRVVGVQNSETNPYLVVQLEFENAEELNQGLGSPQGQDLTADVKNLMEFLTKPPAILIVD from the coding sequence ATGGCAAAATTAATGGTAATTTATGATCAACCTAGTAACAAGGAAGGATTTGATGGGCATTACTTCGGTACCCATGTTCCATTAGCTGAGAAGTTACCTAACGTTAGGAGTGTTCAAGCAAATCGTGTAGTTGGAGTACAAAACAGCGAAACAAATCCATATTTAGTCGTTCAACTGGAATTTGAAAATGCAGAAGAATTAAATCAGGGCTTGGGATCGCCGCAAGGTCAAGACTTAACGGCAGATGTGAAAAATTTAATGGAATTTTTAACAAAGCCGCCAGCTATTTTAATTGTTGATTAG
- a CDS encoding SDR family oxidoreductase — translation MLKVLVVGANGQIGKHLISLIQNSDSLKAKAMIRNQEQAGFFENLGAETVVVDLEQDIDTIAKAAVGVDAVVFTAGSGAHTGKDKTIMVDLDGAVKTIEAAKVAGVKRFIMISSFDTRREAILAAPPSFAPYVAAKHYADEWLKRTDLDYTIIHPGLLTNNQGTGKIKAADEVARDEIPREDVASVILATLENDSTIGKEFQLVTGNTPIKEAVLSI, via the coding sequence ATCTTGAAAGTTCTCGTCGTTGGTGCAAATGGCCAAATTGGAAAACATCTTATTTCATTGATTCAAAATAGTGATAGCCTTAAAGCAAAGGCAATGATCCGTAATCAGGAGCAAGCGGGATTTTTTGAAAATTTAGGTGCGGAAACTGTAGTAGTTGATCTTGAACAGGACATCGACACCATTGCAAAAGCTGCGGTGGGAGTAGATGCGGTTGTATTTACAGCAGGCTCAGGGGCACATACAGGGAAAGACAAGACGATTATGGTTGATTTGGACGGTGCTGTGAAAACCATTGAGGCAGCTAAAGTTGCAGGGGTGAAACGTTTTATTATGATTAGTTCGTTTGACACGAGACGTGAAGCGATATTGGCTGCACCTCCGTCGTTTGCGCCATATGTGGCGGCAAAACATTATGCCGATGAATGGTTAAAGCGGACGGATTTGGATTATACGATTATTCATCCTGGCTTGCTAACTAATAATCAAGGTACAGGAAAAATAAAGGCAGCAGACGAAGTGGCCAGAGATGAAATTCCAAGAGAGGACGTAGCAAGCGTCATCTTGGCAACTTTAGAAAATGACTCAACAATCGGGAAGGAATTCCAGCTAGTAACTGGAAATACGCCGATAAAGGAAGCAGTTCTTTCTATTTAA
- a CDS encoding sigma-54-dependent Fis family transcriptional regulator: MQYNYLKTVKKFDEFVKLDQTIKQNWERFHNKEYSLVTLDDLIINSWHRCKQYGLNPYQKTPVPPVQGNSLKEKKEQNSAYLDATLTIIKGYFQDNCDLVWDITDSDGIVLETVANREYYKLAEHLNCIPGQNFSEETIGTNATGLALLHNQTVQVFAAEHFVQQFEPYVTSASPINDPFTGQLVGVLHMASDKNVVLAHDVSLLELKKNQIEQMLGERILKENIEIFKSVFDSFQDPYILFNNKGMILRCNDVAKHVLHAKVGASLKQVLESKLKIGTLDRNFLMGMQEPLRLKDGSEWKLVYHPYMREGNIYGGVAIFQKCRNLRQPPKKVDQPTRYQFSDILTKDPSMVKVIKLAKKAAYSEKTILINGETGTGKELIAHSIHSYGPNSNMPFIEVNCGAIPKELVASELFGYEGGAFTGARAKGMKGKFQLADKGTIFLDEIGDLPIEVQVYLLRVLEERMITPIGGSKPIPIQVRVIAATHKNLEKEVEEGRFREDLFHRLNVIPIRIPPLRERKNDIEQLTRYFLEQFKEGITPPTIDDEVIEVLTNYKWSGNIRQLKNVVQRMIFTSDDSRICLSDLPQELLCSPPSSNSESNDHHFVLKRNNKYSKKQIDKNTLIQTLEETKGNISETARMLNTTRVTIYKKINRFNLSYQ; this comes from the coding sequence ATGCAGTATAACTATTTAAAGACGGTTAAAAAGTTTGATGAATTTGTTAAGCTGGATCAAACGATTAAACAAAATTGGGAGCGCTTTCATAACAAAGAATATTCATTAGTTACATTGGACGATTTAATCATTAATTCGTGGCATAGATGTAAACAGTATGGTTTAAATCCATATCAAAAAACACCAGTCCCTCCTGTTCAGGGAAATTCATTAAAGGAAAAAAAAGAACAGAATAGCGCTTATTTAGATGCTACTTTGACAATTATAAAAGGTTATTTTCAGGATAATTGTGATTTAGTTTGGGATATTACGGACTCAGACGGAATTGTACTTGAAACCGTAGCAAACAGAGAATATTATAAACTAGCTGAGCATTTAAATTGTATCCCTGGACAAAATTTTAGTGAAGAAACAATTGGTACCAATGCTACTGGATTAGCACTGCTACATAATCAAACCGTTCAAGTATTTGCAGCAGAACACTTTGTTCAACAATTTGAGCCGTATGTTACATCGGCATCACCGATCAATGATCCGTTTACAGGACAGCTAGTAGGTGTATTACATATGGCATCAGATAAGAATGTCGTTTTAGCACATGATGTTTCACTGCTAGAACTAAAGAAAAATCAAATTGAACAAATGCTAGGAGAACGTATTTTGAAAGAAAATATCGAGATTTTCAAGAGTGTTTTTGACTCTTTTCAGGATCCATATATTCTTTTTAACAATAAAGGAATGATCCTCCGATGTAATGATGTAGCCAAACATGTTCTCCATGCAAAGGTGGGGGCTTCTTTGAAACAAGTACTTGAGTCTAAATTAAAGATAGGTACATTGGATAGGAATTTTTTGATGGGGATGCAAGAGCCGCTCCGTTTGAAGGATGGAAGCGAATGGAAACTTGTATACCACCCTTATATGAGGGAAGGAAACATTTATGGAGGAGTCGCAATCTTCCAAAAGTGTCGCAATTTACGACAACCACCCAAAAAAGTAGACCAACCTACTAGATACCAATTTTCCGATATTTTAACGAAAGACCCTTCAATGGTAAAGGTGATCAAGTTAGCGAAAAAAGCCGCATATAGCGAAAAAACGATATTAATCAATGGAGAAACGGGTACGGGGAAAGAGTTGATTGCTCATTCTATCCATTCGTATGGCCCCAATTCCAACATGCCCTTTATCGAGGTAAACTGTGGAGCTATTCCTAAGGAACTCGTTGCAAGTGAGTTGTTTGGTTATGAGGGCGGCGCTTTTACTGGAGCTAGAGCCAAAGGAATGAAAGGGAAATTTCAATTGGCTGATAAAGGGACTATATTTTTAGATGAAATTGGTGACTTGCCTATAGAGGTGCAAGTATATTTACTTCGAGTCTTGGAAGAGAGAATGATCACGCCAATTGGGGGATCTAAACCTATTCCCATTCAAGTACGTGTTATCGCGGCTACGCATAAAAATTTAGAGAAAGAAGTGGAAGAAGGACGATTTAGAGAGGATCTTTTCCATAGATTAAATGTTATTCCAATAAGAATACCTCCTTTAAGAGAACGAAAGAACGATATTGAACAATTAACTCGATACTTTCTTGAGCAATTTAAAGAAGGTATAACGCCACCGACTATAGACGACGAAGTAATAGAGGTTTTAACGAATTACAAGTGGTCAGGTAATATCCGACAATTAAAAAATGTCGTTCAAAGAATGATTTTTACATCGGATGACTCAAGAATCTGTTTGAGTGATCTTCCTCAAGAACTTTTATGTTCTCCTCCATCATCAAATAGTGAAAGCAATGACCATCATTTTGTGCTTAAGAGAAATAATAAGTATTCGAAAAAGCAAATTGATAAGAATACATTAATTCAGACTTTGGAAGAGACAAAAGGTAACATTTCTGAAACCGCTCGAATGCTTAATACAACACGTGTTACGATCTATAAAAAAATAAATAGGTTCAACTTGTCGTACCAATAG
- a CDS encoding flavin-containing monooxygenase, which yields MTKNQEFDAIIVGAGFSGMYMLHLLREQGFSVRLYEAGSNVGGTWYWNRYPGARCDIPTEFYCYTFSEEIHREWTWSSVYPEQSEILDYCNFVANKLDLRRDIEFNTRLTSAEYDEGNKRWKVITGNGDVVQAKYFIPALGNVSVPHAPKIKV from the coding sequence ATGACTAAAAACCAAGAATTTGACGCTATTATCGTAGGGGCTGGTTTTTCGGGAATGTATATGCTTCATTTATTACGTGAACAGGGATTTTCTGTTCGCCTATATGAAGCAGGTAGTAATGTTGGGGGTACTTGGTATTGGAATCGCTATCCAGGTGCACGGTGCGATATTCCAACAGAATTCTATTGTTACACGTTCTCAGAAGAAATTCATAGAGAATGGACATGGTCTTCCGTTTATCCTGAACAATCTGAAATCCTAGACTACTGTAATTTTGTGGCCAATAAGCTAGACCTTCGCAGAGATATTGAGTTCAACACTAGGCTTACATCCGCGGAGTATGATGAGGGGAATAAAAGGTGGAAAGTCATTACGGGTAATGGAGATGTTGTCCAAGCAAAATATTTCATTCCAGCGTTAGGAAATGTGTCAGTACCTCATGCTCCTAAAATAAAGGTTTAG
- a CDS encoding EthD family reductase, whose translation MAKVLVVYDQPTNKEGFDGHYFGTHVPLAEKLPNVKSVQANRVLGVQNSDLNPYLVVQLEFENAEELNQNLGSPQGQELTADVKNLMEFLAKPPAIIIVD comes from the coding sequence ATGGCAAAAGTATTAGTAGTGTATGATCAACCAACGAACAAAGAAGGATTTGATGGACATTATTTTGGTACCCACGTTCCTTTGGCTGAGAAATTACCTAATGTTAAGAGTGTTCAAGCCAATCGTGTATTGGGAGTCCAAAACAGCGATTTAAATCCATACTTAGTAGTTCAACTCGAATTTGAAAATGCAGAAGAGCTTAATCAAAACTTGGGTTCGCCGCAAGGACAAGAATTAACCGCAGACGTAAAAAATCTAATGGAGTTTTTAGCGAAGCCACCAGCTATTATCATCGTTGATTAA
- a CDS encoding alpha/beta hydrolase: protein MTVNEITKQFLDMLNAGPPITSFSPVEARAAIDAMLELRSEPEAVSKIEDQTISVDNGEINVRIYTPDGTGPFRLFVYYHGGGYVIGNLEFVDHGCRSIANAGNCVVVSAEYRKSPEYKFPIPVEDCYKALEWVHANAAQLNGDPSKIIVGGDSAGGNLSAVMTQLTKERKGPAIAAQVLLYPGSDLNLGYQSVQEYGEGYGLDVELINWFVDHYLNHPSERDHRYASSIMAEDLSNLPPALVITAELDPIRDQGKAYANRLEEAGVPVQSICMEGHIHGYFSYPPFAESMKITAKDIGQFVNNTLATSV from the coding sequence ATGACAGTTAATGAGATTACGAAACAATTTCTTGATATGCTAAATGCGGGACCACCAATCACTTCATTTTCTCCAGTGGAAGCGCGAGCGGCAATTGATGCCATGCTTGAACTTCGATCAGAACCGGAAGCGGTTTCAAAAATTGAAGATCAAACGATTTCTGTGGATAATGGAGAAATTAACGTGAGAATTTATACTCCTGATGGGACTGGCCCATTCCGACTCTTTGTATACTATCATGGAGGAGGCTATGTCATAGGGAATTTGGAATTCGTTGACCATGGGTGCCGTTCAATTGCCAATGCTGGTAATTGTGTTGTCGTCTCCGCAGAATATCGTAAATCACCAGAATATAAGTTCCCCATTCCAGTAGAAGATTGCTATAAAGCTTTAGAATGGGTACATGCGAATGCTGCGCAACTGAATGGGGATCCTTCAAAAATCATCGTGGGTGGAGATAGCGCTGGAGGAAATTTATCGGCTGTAATGACACAATTGACAAAAGAGCGTAAAGGGCCAGCGATTGCAGCACAAGTCTTACTATACCCTGGGTCAGATTTAAATTTGGGTTATCAATCTGTACAGGAGTATGGGGAAGGGTATGGACTGGACGTGGAATTGATTAACTGGTTTGTGGACCATTATCTTAATCATCCATCGGAACGTGATCATCGATATGCTTCATCGATAATGGCTGAAGATTTAAGTAATTTACCGCCAGCGCTTGTCATTACAGCAGAGCTTGATCCCATTCGTGATCAAGGGAAAGCATATGCAAATCGACTTGAAGAAGCTGGTGTTCCTGTCCAATCTATTTGCATGGAAGGTCATATTCACGGTTACTTCAGCTACCCACCTTTTGCTGAAAGCATGAAGATTACAGCGAAGGATATCGGGCAGTTTGTGAACAATACCTTAGCTACATCGGTTTAA